A window of Hordeum vulgare subsp. vulgare chromosome 5H, MorexV3_pseudomolecules_assembly, whole genome shotgun sequence genomic DNA:
AAGACCTGGAGCAAGCAAATATCAACCCCAGTTTCAGAGGCAAATGCTGGAGCCGACCTTGAGGGCGGCTGCAGGCTGAAGCATCGGACGAGCTAAGCTCAAGCAAATCTCTGTAGATGATAGCAACGACAGCTTAGATGTTGACAGAGAAAGCTCTGTATCAGAGTAGAGTACAGTTCCGTTACCCCTATTTGTTAGCAGCTTATTCCTGGAGCCTTTTAGCTTGCGATGTGGTCCCGTTTTAGTTAGACGTAAACAGCCGCATGCCCCCTTTTGTTCTGCTTAATGCCGACTAAGCTCTTCAGTTTCGGCATGTATGACTGGTTTCAGTAGTCAAATTTCGTTTAGCTCAAGTCAAGGGCAATGTTCCTGATATGGATCTACTGCTTGTCTGTCTGCACCTTCCTGGAAAAGCCTGTTGAAACATGGTACTTGCACATTCCTTTGTAAAATGCTGCTGGTAAAGAATTTTAGATGAGTATTTTTTCGAGATTATGCTTTGCAAATCTTATAAAGCCCTAACATCTTTACGAGCCTTATAATCCAACAACAGATTTACCAAATCTTATAAAGCCCTAACATTTTTTGATGTACAAGGAAATTATAGAAATTCATCAATTTATCTGTTGGTAGGTCTGATTCCCTTAAGTTCTTCGTCGGACGTTTGCCAGTTTAGTTGAGAAAAAATATATTTGTGGTTCTGGCGCAGATTAGCTTCAGCCTTTTGAGGTCCGACTGAAAATATCTGAGTTGCCATTGAGTGTTACTACACTAGATTGCCTGCATACTGAAACTGCTAGATTGTGAGAGTGACATGTGGAAGGATATAACAAATATATGCATCACCACCCCGGCTGTATCCTATATTCCCCACTAGGAATTGGTATCTAAAGAGTCTCTCACATCAAGCCACTTCCTCATTCAATTGTATTAGTCGTTGGTATGATATGTTGGACGGTACAGCTGTTCAACAAATTCTCAAGAGAAAACCTTAGTACTCCCTTTGTAAACTAATACAGTATAAAttagtgttctaaatgctcttatattagtttacggagggagtagttagtaCACCTTGTGACACTTGGACATCTTCACCAAGTACCTGAAATGCAAATTCAATCTAGACCCTCTTCTTCCGAGCAGAAGATGCAGGGTACGGCGGCGCCGGGCACGAGCAGAGACCGCGCAAAATCGCAATGAAGGCGAACACAACGTATGGAGCATACAGCTGAAGCAGCCTCGGTGTTGCCCTTCCTGAGCCCAGCATCTCACCAAGTATTGCGGACTGAAATGGGTTGCAAGATCACTATTAGAAACAGAGTCGAGATAATCGGCTGAAAGGAGATGAAGGTTAAATATTGGCTGAAGTTGATAACACTCAAAAGAACTTCCCAACTCATTAGCATTGATGGATCCACGGAGTTGGCCTCTGCGTCTTGCAGATCCGACCGAAGCAGAGGCCGCGCATATTCTCAGTAAATCGTGGAAAAAGAATAGAGCTGGGAGGGCGCGAGAGCTAAGTTACCATGGAGGTGAGGGTGGTGACGCCGGCCAtgagggaggtggtggcggcccaGCGGCGGCGGGCGAGGACGCCGTAGATGGTGGCGACGGAGAGCGGCCAGAGGAAGGCGATCTCGAGCCAGAAGATGCCGCGGAGGAAGGCCGGCGGCTCGGCCATGAGGTAGTCGTCGAACTCGGCGGCGTACCACCGCTTGAGGTCCTGCAGCAGCGCCGGGTAGAGGTGCCGCGGCAGGACGGATTGGGCGCCGATCAGCGGGGCCGCCATTGCGATGGTAAGGGAGAAGAGGACGACCACAGCGTCCGCCACCGCTGAGACGACGCCCATGGCTGGCCGGGATCTCGAGGTGGTGTAGGTTGATTTGTTGACTTTGAGAGATCAGATATGCTGGCGCTTGTACTACATGAAAAAAAGGCAAGTATTTTGCACCAATACTTTATTTATGAGAAAATCTAAGAAGAAGCGCGGCATCATAACTGTTTCATGCGGTGGCATACACAACCTCATGCGCATGAAAGAATCTTCTACTTCATAATTACATCATCGCATTAAATGTTTTTtgaattttaaaaataatttatCTTACAGATTAATAATTTGATTGGAGATTCACCTTCATCGTTAGGTTCGTCTCAACGAGACCTTTAAAATAAAATCTCACGTTGAcatgtttcgttgattttttttcatcGTTTCTAGTTGCCACATTTATGTCATCATAGTTATCATCTTACAGATGTACAATTGTCATAAAATTATACATAATTATCGGGACAATAATTTTATACTTTTTAAGTATTGCAGTGTTATGTGAAGTTTAAAAGTGATTACTAAAACACTAACAATaagcaagtaaatgcatgaaccagCACAAGTACTATAATGAATTAAGTTTTTTAATGGAGTATATCGACATAACCTGATAACCTAGTTGATTTAATGTGAGAACTATGTGATAAATAATGTGACAAGTAAGTGATAATAATTTGACAAGTATCGacgaaaataaaagttatcgaaacatgtcgacatgtgatctagttttaaagatctcgtcgCAATAAAGTCAGTGGTGAAAACGGATCATTAATTGAGATAACGGTTTGGAAGATAAATCTTTTTTTAAATATAAAAACAAAAGAACACATAATAATGTCatattgcatgcatgcaaaaatagATGGAAGGGAACCACCGCATGGGAAGACGACGCCGCTCTCTAGGAAAATCCTTTATTTACTTTTAGGTTTGGCTGGAGAATGGCAATAATTGAAAATATCACTGGTCAATTGGCCTAATGTCTCCAATAACTACTGTAAAAAAAAAATCCGTAAAAATGCTTTCAGGGGGCCATTCATAAAATTTAGAGGAAGTTGACAGGTGAGATGTTTTCTTAGTTCCCGCACAAACTTTCTCAAAAAGTGGATTTTGGCGGATGACCTAAAATCTGGCGGCGGCTGCATGGTTGGTGTGATGGTGGTGTGGCAGACTCCAGTTGCGGTTAGGTGACGGCTACATGATGTGACATTTTTATGGGAAAAGCCATTTTTCTGTAGATTGAGGGAAAGTTTTGAAGCATTTGTGAAATCCCATAAAATATTTGCGTGTTACTGGAATTGTTGAAGAGCTTTTTAAATCCAACTTTTTCAAACCGACGGTCATTTTAGGGATGCAGGAACCATAGAAGATGCTCTAAGGATTGTGGTGGCCTTAGAATGTTTGATATGCAAGCCATGAATCAATGCTTGCTGGtgaaatgactttgaaaacttgAAAATTTTGATGGCATGGGGCACTGGCAGAAATTTTTGAGCAGAAAATGTCTTAAGGATAAACCCTTTCAAGCTTACCTGAGACAGGTGGTTCCCACTTCTCGTATACAACCTCACTCTTTTTCTTCATTAACTAGTATGACACGTTAGCAAAATGCCTATGAAACTATGCTAAGAAGCTAGCATTAGCACAATCCTTATATGAGGTGCTAAGTGAATTAAAAGGCTAGCAACTAAACTTTCCAATGCATTGGTGCTTAGCTTTTGGTTGCtaaggcatgtgtcaatggaggtTTCTTAGCGCGAGTTCATAGGCGTTTTGTTGATGTGTCATACTAGTTAATGATGAGAGAGAGCAGGGTTGTTTCTTAGCTAAGATACAACATTTGCACGCCATCATAGGTAAAAATGATTAATGGCCCAATCACATCTATGCATGAGCATCAAATCATTAAATTTAGAGACAACCTCTAAGAAAAAATGCATTGGGCTAGTAGTTTTTGAAGTTATTAATGCTTCTATATAACGTGTTAAAAAGCGATGCATTGGCACAGGCCTAAGCTCCTTTCATTTAATTAGGTATAGATTCAGATTAGTGGTTCCACCTAGGTACATGCGCTTAGCATTGGTTCTTCGTGAGGTCACCATACTACTCTCTCTCTTCTTAATTAACATGTCACATCAGATTTTTTGCTTAGTTGACAACCTTAACACACATACAAGGTGGATCATTTGGAGGGGCCTGAGAGAAGAAAATAAAGGAGCCTCTTTACCAAGCCAGAATCGATCTAAatgggctagccaactagagcccAAGACTAGCCATTGGTGATCTTGTAGTTCTGCTCTCGAACAATTCTCCTAATCCATGATTTTTGCCGTGAAACTAGAAGCTAGATCAGTGGGTTGGATTGAGGATTTCTTGGCGCTGGGTAGTTTCCGAACATGCCCTTAGTTCCTCCATCCACTATGTGACCACACAAGAACATGTATatcgcttaagatttgcaaatgcATTACATACATATATGGAGCGTTATACAATATCAAATATCAGATTTACACAAACGAGTTTGCGAATCACGATGTAGATCGGCGGCTAACAATCTGCATGCCGCCACCAGTATTTGCTACAAATCTGTTTCCAGCTGTACAACACAATTGTAGACCAAAATGAGATCCATGGGCATTAGCACCGAGGACATAGTTTTGTAGAAGAACCATGTTTTATAGAAGAAGCCCACCTGGGATGAGGCGTCAGAAAATTTGACCCCGACGGGGTTCGAAACCTGGTCGCAGGGCGAGCTACTGCCCACCCTTGCCACTAGGCTATAGCCCAGTCCTCAACACACAACTCTAGATCATCCATGTGAATTCATCTGTTGACCAAATTCATGATGCATCTCACTCCTAAGGGATTCACCATCTCACCACCAGCGACGCTAATATTCATTATCAATTTTGCTCTCCTGCTTCACTTGATCATTGTTCTTCTAGCAAACATGATTGTCTTGCACGCCAAACTAGTTATTTATATAAGGTCAG
This region includes:
- the LOC123398844 gene encoding sigma intracellular receptor 2-like — encoded protein: MGVVSAVADAVVVLFSLTIAMAAPLIGAQSVLPRHLYPALLQDLKRWYAAEFDDYLMAEPPAFLRGIFWLEIAFLWPLSVATIYGVLARRRWAATTSLMAGVTTLTSMSAILGEMLGSGRATPRLLQLYAPYVVFAFIAILRGLCSCPAPPYPASSARKKRV